Proteins encoded by one window of Arachis ipaensis cultivar K30076 chromosome B04, Araip1.1, whole genome shotgun sequence:
- the LOC107638255 gene encoding protein PRD1 isoform X1 has translation MYDSQEVDLDFEEEADTVFINDISCSQGHRSSLNLRTQLGGSICLLCFSNLVSNPLSPTVHVSYALSQIERSLSHPPFLRSVLAFHPHFFLSPLVAALSSFDDEPIAAQIIRLIVDICASDDPSVRQEFVSRVSDKIASGTLAWSSRQLHMIHCLGVLLNCENDDLITHIRDVYSLITILVTGLQLPSDEIRGEILFVLYKLYALKNTSAEGDDTDILVPFCPKLLYLLGDVLMKTQNDDVRLNCIALLTMLAQGHLLREESAYDTCHLSYSDGADSEENIEGAKELSLVNLLAEAIKGPLLSSNSQVQISTLDLLFHYLSSIGTLDNQIHVMVEENIADYVFEVLRLSDCKDPVVRMCLQVLDFLSTDKEAFKLRLVIGFHTLILVLHYVAEVPFHPAQYQTVKLIYECISECPGAVSSSQMEELVLVLIKMLKKNSNGEMGMTPDTFIMACSVFVALIRSPSCNGDLDLPKSVEDAVKHAALACICISERDINQILQCLYLLKEAYAYSHDGNTINSSKLTLRSCILDICNTHLLPWLISGIHEMEEEIVLAVLETFHLILLHSSNDAMEFAESLISSSWFSFSFGCLGLFTGDRMKYRVYLLLSSLIDSLLGNDSGQLIRDAALDLPSDPVDLLFLLGQRRSNNLNLPSCQTAILLIMYTSTLYDERIADEKLALASLEQYILLNGSDFQDPTNDNLIVTQLVNLFGLLRGLGKMNHEIHYSREAEEILFRLIKNDEWDLLSARIHTVSLRWLFQQENIVESLGHQILAFCRSYNLEGGDIITGNIYQTIDVQTLAELVSEKDNYGARLFVCLLAQLFEEEGQEHDVISVLNLMATLIHICPAASDQLSLHGIGSTIRNWCYSSNTFSETTFMSILLLVFNILSSVHPEALSADQSWIAVTMKMMEYSIPAENSDVLSNESLFVIGILSLILHLSTSKALEEASKTILFNTSIISVVNTAVCAAASKGPALVDHDEGTSTGETLIFVLLLHYFAIRSLHATVQGVVDWQNFFVSTNPAEPLPFIGIHCHDLCRILHFGSPVVKIIASYSLLELFNRVSNQINNTHEELKCSVGYLMSMKSILEGLVFYADVRVATNCAVCLSMLLRWEKLENQTKLHGKGNWCRMIMEEMTVSLVSPPLALPSLAKSQRPAIHIATALLKQKEIPRWMRSVFNNSCISGILNSIDASNLSSETLVLLHELLKSDFLSTEQTATISQMLQECRKHIYTNSECLPSEPIKKVLTTPYDLGDVYSYLIDLMSSETYIDMDSWGFHVGNKRLLEEIELFLRTLTVDNRCR, from the exons ATGTACGATTCGCAGGAAGTGGATTTGGATTTCGAAGAAGAAGCTGACACTGTCTTCATCAACGACATCTCATGCTCCCAGGGCCACCGTTCCTCCTTAAATCTCCGCACTCAGCTCGGCGGCTCCATCTGCCTCCTCTGCTTCTCCAACCTCGTCTCAAACCCTCTCTCCCCAACCGTCCACGTGTCCTATGCTCTCTCCCAGATCGAACGATCCCTCTCTCACCCTCCCTTCCTCCGATCGGTGCTCGCATTCCACCCTcacttcttcctctctcctctcGTCGCTGCTCTCTCCTCCTTCGACGATGAGCCCATTGCTGCGCAGATTATCCGCCTCATTGTCGATATCTGCGCCTCCGATGATCCCTCCGTTCGACAAGAGTTCGTCAGTCGGGTTTCCGATAAGATTGCCTCCGGTACTCTGGCCTGGAGCTCCCGTcaattgcacatg ATACACTGCCTTGGGGTTCTTCtgaattgtgaaaatgatgatctAATAACACATATCAGAGATGTATACAGCCTCATTACCATTCTTGTTACCGGTCTTCAATTGCCAAG TGACGAGATCCGTGGCGAGATCCTTTTTGTCCTTTACAAACTGTATGCTCTTAAGAATACATCTGCTGAGGGAGATGACACTGATATCTTAGTTCCCTTTTGTCCGAAGCTCCTGTACCTATTGGGAGATGTTCTCATGAAGACTCAAAATGATGATGTTCGCTTGAATTGTATTG CACTTTTGACTATGTTGGCTCAAGGACATTTGCTCAGGGAAGAAAGTGCATATGATACTTGTCACCTTTCTTACTCTGATGGAGCTGACTCTGAAGAAAACATTGAGGGAGCCAAGGAGTTGTCTCTGGTTAATCTGCTTGCAGAAGCCATCAAAGGTCCACTGCTTTCATCGAACAGTCAAGTCCAAATCAGCACTCTGGATTTACTATTTCATTATCTGTCTTCAATCGGAACTTTAGACAATCAGATTCATGTCATGGTAGAAGAAAACATTGCAGATTATGTATTTGAAGTATTAAGATTATCAG ATTGTAAGGATCCTGTAGTTAGGATGTGCCTTCAGGTACTTGATTTTTTATCAACTGATAAGGAAGCTTTCAAACTAAGGCTTGTTATTGGGTTTCACACTCTGATTCTAGTATTACATTATGTGGCTGAAGTTCCTTTTCACCCAGCTCAATACCAGACTGTGAAGCTCATTTATGAATGCATTTCTGAGTGCCCTGGAGCTGTATCATCTTCTCAAATGGAGGAGTTGGTTCTTGTTTTGATAAAAATGCTTAAAAAGAATTCTAATGGAGAGATGGGTATGACTCCTGATACTTTTATAATGGCTTGCTCAGTCTTTGTGGCCCTTATCAGATCTCCATCTTGTAATGGAGATTTAGATCTGCCAAAATCTGTTGAGGATGCAGTGAAACATGCCGCATTAGCTTGTATCTGCATCTCTGAAAGGGACATTAACCAAATCTTGCAATGTTTGTACCTACTTAAAGAGGCATATGCATACAGTCATGATGGGAACACCATCAACTCTAGTAAGCTGACACTTAGAAGCTGCATTCTAGATATATGTAATACACATTTGCTTCCTTGGCTCATATCTGGCATCcatgaaatggaagaggaaatTGTCCTGGCTGTGCTTGAAACTTTTCATTTGATACTTTTGCATTCTAGTAATGATGCCATGGAATTTGCAGAGTCCCTGATTTCATCCAGTTGGTTCAGTTTTTCATTTGGATGTTTGGGTTTGTTTACTGGAGATAGGATGAAATATAGAGTATATTTGTTACTCAGCTCACTCATAGATTCTCTCCTGGGAAATGATTCTGGACAACTAATTAGAGATGCTGCATTGGACCTACCATCCGATCCTGTTGACTTACTCTTTCTACTTGGGCAGAGGAGAAGTAACAATTTAAACTTGCCCTCTTGCCAAACTGCTATTTTGCTGATTATGTATACTAGTACACTATATGATGAAAG AATTGCTGATGAGAAGTTGGCTTTAGCTTCCCTTGAACAATATATTCTTCTTAATGGAAGTGATTTTCAAGATCCAACCAATGATAACTTGATAGTGACGCAACTGGTAAATCTGTTCGGATTGTTAAGGGGTCTTGGCAAGATGAACCACGAAATTCATTACAGTCGAGAAGCTGAAGAGATTCTGTTTCGGCTCATAAAGAATGATGAATGGGATTTACTTTCTGCAAGGATTCACACAGTATCATTGAGGTGGTTGTTTCAACAAGAGAATATAGTCGAATCCTTGGGTCATCAGATTTTAGCATTCTGCAGAAGCTACAACTTAGAAGGAGGTGACATAATTACTGGGAACATTTATCAAACTATAGATGTACAGACGCTTGCAGAGTTGGTATCTGAAAAAGATAATTATGGAGCTAGACTTTTCGTATGCTTATTGGCACAGCTCTTTGAGGAAGAAGGTCAAGAACATGATGTGATTTCTGTTCTGAATCTTATGGCAACCTTAATTCACATCTGTCCAGCTGCTTCTGACCAGCTATCTTTGCATGGAATAGGGTCAACAATCAGGAATTGGTGCTATTCGAGCAATACCTTTTCAGAAACTACTTTCATGTCCATCTTGCTTTTAGTTTTTAACATTTTGAGTTCAGTGCATCCTGAAGCACTTTCAGCTGATCAGAGTTGGATTGCAGTAACCATGAAG ATGATGGAGTATTCTATTCCAGCTGAAAATTCTGATGTTTTAAGTAATGAAAGTCTCTTTGTAATTGGTATTCTTTCCTTGATTTTGCATCTTTCCACCAGTAAAGCACTTGAAGAGGCATCAAAGACTATTCTTTTCAATACTAGCATAATATCTGTAGTCAATACTGCAGTCTGTGCTGCTGCATCAAAGGGACCCGCTTTGGTTGACCATGATGAGGGAACAAGCACTGGAGAAACATTAATCTTTGTTCTTTTGCTTCATTACTTCGCTATTAGAAG TTTGCATGCCACTGTTCAAGGGGTTGTGGATTGGCAAAACTTCTTTGTTTCAACAAATCCAGCAGAACCGCTACCCTTCATTGGCATCCACTGCCATGATTTGTGCAGAATTCTGCATTTTGGTTCTCCTGTGGTCAAGATTATTGCTTCCTATAGCCTGTTAGAGTTGTTTAACAGAGtatcaaatcaaataaacaatACACATGAAGAGTTGAAATGCTCCGTTGGATACTTAATGTCCATGAAGAGTATATTGGAAGGCCTAGTTTTTTATGCTGACGTGAGAGTGGCTACAAATTGTGCCGTTTGCCTGTCAATGCTTCTGAGATGGGAAAAGCTGGAAAATCAAACAAAACTACATGGAAAGGGCAACTGGTGCAGAATGATTATGGAAGAGATGACAGTGTCTTTGGTATCTCCTCCTTTAGCATTGCCGTCACTTGCTAAAAGTCAAAGACCTGCCATACATATAGCTACTGCTCTGCTGAAACAGAAAGAAATTCCTCGGTGGATGAGATCAGTGTTTAACAATTCATGCATATCTGGCATACTTAATAGCATTGATGCAAGTAATTTGAGCTCGGAAACTCTGGTTTTACTTCACGAACTACTCAAATCAGACTTCTTAAGTACTGAGCAAACTGCAACTATAAGTCAAATGCTCCAG GAATGCAGAAAGCACATTTACACAAACTCCGAATGTCTCCCATCCGAACCAATAAAGAAGGTCCTCACCACGCCTTATGATCTGGGAGACGTTTACAGCTATCTCATTGATTTAATGTCATCAGAGACATATATAGATATGGATTCATGGGGATTTCATGTGGGTAATAAGAGGCTCTTAGAAGAAATAGAATTGTTTTTGAGGACCCTCACTGTAGATAATAGATGCAGATAG
- the LOC107638255 gene encoding protein PRD1 isoform X2: MKTQNDDVRLNCIALLTMLAQGHLLREESAYDTCHLSYSDGADSEENIEGAKELSLVNLLAEAIKGPLLSSNSQVQISTLDLLFHYLSSIGTLDNQIHVMVEENIADYVFEVLRLSDCKDPVVRMCLQVLDFLSTDKEAFKLRLVIGFHTLILVLHYVAEVPFHPAQYQTVKLIYECISECPGAVSSSQMEELVLVLIKMLKKNSNGEMGMTPDTFIMACSVFVALIRSPSCNGDLDLPKSVEDAVKHAALACICISERDINQILQCLYLLKEAYAYSHDGNTINSSKLTLRSCILDICNTHLLPWLISGIHEMEEEIVLAVLETFHLILLHSSNDAMEFAESLISSSWFSFSFGCLGLFTGDRMKYRVYLLLSSLIDSLLGNDSGQLIRDAALDLPSDPVDLLFLLGQRRSNNLNLPSCQTAILLIMYTSTLYDERIADEKLALASLEQYILLNGSDFQDPTNDNLIVTQLVNLFGLLRGLGKMNHEIHYSREAEEILFRLIKNDEWDLLSARIHTVSLRWLFQQENIVESLGHQILAFCRSYNLEGGDIITGNIYQTIDVQTLAELVSEKDNYGARLFVCLLAQLFEEEGQEHDVISVLNLMATLIHICPAASDQLSLHGIGSTIRNWCYSSNTFSETTFMSILLLVFNILSSVHPEALSADQSWIAVTMKMMEYSIPAENSDVLSNESLFVIGILSLILHLSTSKALEEASKTILFNTSIISVVNTAVCAAASKGPALVDHDEGTSTGETLIFVLLLHYFAIRSLHATVQGVVDWQNFFVSTNPAEPLPFIGIHCHDLCRILHFGSPVVKIIASYSLLELFNRVSNQINNTHEELKCSVGYLMSMKSILEGLVFYADVRVATNCAVCLSMLLRWEKLENQTKLHGKGNWCRMIMEEMTVSLVSPPLALPSLAKSQRPAIHIATALLKQKEIPRWMRSVFNNSCISGILNSIDASNLSSETLVLLHELLKSDFLSTEQTATISQMLQECRKHIYTNSECLPSEPIKKVLTTPYDLGDVYSYLIDLMSSETYIDMDSWGFHVGNKRLLEEIELFLRTLTVDNRCR, from the exons ATGAAGACTCAAAATGATGATGTTCGCTTGAATTGTATTG CACTTTTGACTATGTTGGCTCAAGGACATTTGCTCAGGGAAGAAAGTGCATATGATACTTGTCACCTTTCTTACTCTGATGGAGCTGACTCTGAAGAAAACATTGAGGGAGCCAAGGAGTTGTCTCTGGTTAATCTGCTTGCAGAAGCCATCAAAGGTCCACTGCTTTCATCGAACAGTCAAGTCCAAATCAGCACTCTGGATTTACTATTTCATTATCTGTCTTCAATCGGAACTTTAGACAATCAGATTCATGTCATGGTAGAAGAAAACATTGCAGATTATGTATTTGAAGTATTAAGATTATCAG ATTGTAAGGATCCTGTAGTTAGGATGTGCCTTCAGGTACTTGATTTTTTATCAACTGATAAGGAAGCTTTCAAACTAAGGCTTGTTATTGGGTTTCACACTCTGATTCTAGTATTACATTATGTGGCTGAAGTTCCTTTTCACCCAGCTCAATACCAGACTGTGAAGCTCATTTATGAATGCATTTCTGAGTGCCCTGGAGCTGTATCATCTTCTCAAATGGAGGAGTTGGTTCTTGTTTTGATAAAAATGCTTAAAAAGAATTCTAATGGAGAGATGGGTATGACTCCTGATACTTTTATAATGGCTTGCTCAGTCTTTGTGGCCCTTATCAGATCTCCATCTTGTAATGGAGATTTAGATCTGCCAAAATCTGTTGAGGATGCAGTGAAACATGCCGCATTAGCTTGTATCTGCATCTCTGAAAGGGACATTAACCAAATCTTGCAATGTTTGTACCTACTTAAAGAGGCATATGCATACAGTCATGATGGGAACACCATCAACTCTAGTAAGCTGACACTTAGAAGCTGCATTCTAGATATATGTAATACACATTTGCTTCCTTGGCTCATATCTGGCATCcatgaaatggaagaggaaatTGTCCTGGCTGTGCTTGAAACTTTTCATTTGATACTTTTGCATTCTAGTAATGATGCCATGGAATTTGCAGAGTCCCTGATTTCATCCAGTTGGTTCAGTTTTTCATTTGGATGTTTGGGTTTGTTTACTGGAGATAGGATGAAATATAGAGTATATTTGTTACTCAGCTCACTCATAGATTCTCTCCTGGGAAATGATTCTGGACAACTAATTAGAGATGCTGCATTGGACCTACCATCCGATCCTGTTGACTTACTCTTTCTACTTGGGCAGAGGAGAAGTAACAATTTAAACTTGCCCTCTTGCCAAACTGCTATTTTGCTGATTATGTATACTAGTACACTATATGATGAAAG AATTGCTGATGAGAAGTTGGCTTTAGCTTCCCTTGAACAATATATTCTTCTTAATGGAAGTGATTTTCAAGATCCAACCAATGATAACTTGATAGTGACGCAACTGGTAAATCTGTTCGGATTGTTAAGGGGTCTTGGCAAGATGAACCACGAAATTCATTACAGTCGAGAAGCTGAAGAGATTCTGTTTCGGCTCATAAAGAATGATGAATGGGATTTACTTTCTGCAAGGATTCACACAGTATCATTGAGGTGGTTGTTTCAACAAGAGAATATAGTCGAATCCTTGGGTCATCAGATTTTAGCATTCTGCAGAAGCTACAACTTAGAAGGAGGTGACATAATTACTGGGAACATTTATCAAACTATAGATGTACAGACGCTTGCAGAGTTGGTATCTGAAAAAGATAATTATGGAGCTAGACTTTTCGTATGCTTATTGGCACAGCTCTTTGAGGAAGAAGGTCAAGAACATGATGTGATTTCTGTTCTGAATCTTATGGCAACCTTAATTCACATCTGTCCAGCTGCTTCTGACCAGCTATCTTTGCATGGAATAGGGTCAACAATCAGGAATTGGTGCTATTCGAGCAATACCTTTTCAGAAACTACTTTCATGTCCATCTTGCTTTTAGTTTTTAACATTTTGAGTTCAGTGCATCCTGAAGCACTTTCAGCTGATCAGAGTTGGATTGCAGTAACCATGAAG ATGATGGAGTATTCTATTCCAGCTGAAAATTCTGATGTTTTAAGTAATGAAAGTCTCTTTGTAATTGGTATTCTTTCCTTGATTTTGCATCTTTCCACCAGTAAAGCACTTGAAGAGGCATCAAAGACTATTCTTTTCAATACTAGCATAATATCTGTAGTCAATACTGCAGTCTGTGCTGCTGCATCAAAGGGACCCGCTTTGGTTGACCATGATGAGGGAACAAGCACTGGAGAAACATTAATCTTTGTTCTTTTGCTTCATTACTTCGCTATTAGAAG TTTGCATGCCACTGTTCAAGGGGTTGTGGATTGGCAAAACTTCTTTGTTTCAACAAATCCAGCAGAACCGCTACCCTTCATTGGCATCCACTGCCATGATTTGTGCAGAATTCTGCATTTTGGTTCTCCTGTGGTCAAGATTATTGCTTCCTATAGCCTGTTAGAGTTGTTTAACAGAGtatcaaatcaaataaacaatACACATGAAGAGTTGAAATGCTCCGTTGGATACTTAATGTCCATGAAGAGTATATTGGAAGGCCTAGTTTTTTATGCTGACGTGAGAGTGGCTACAAATTGTGCCGTTTGCCTGTCAATGCTTCTGAGATGGGAAAAGCTGGAAAATCAAACAAAACTACATGGAAAGGGCAACTGGTGCAGAATGATTATGGAAGAGATGACAGTGTCTTTGGTATCTCCTCCTTTAGCATTGCCGTCACTTGCTAAAAGTCAAAGACCTGCCATACATATAGCTACTGCTCTGCTGAAACAGAAAGAAATTCCTCGGTGGATGAGATCAGTGTTTAACAATTCATGCATATCTGGCATACTTAATAGCATTGATGCAAGTAATTTGAGCTCGGAAACTCTGGTTTTACTTCACGAACTACTCAAATCAGACTTCTTAAGTACTGAGCAAACTGCAACTATAAGTCAAATGCTCCAG GAATGCAGAAAGCACATTTACACAAACTCCGAATGTCTCCCATCCGAACCAATAAAGAAGGTCCTCACCACGCCTTATGATCTGGGAGACGTTTACAGCTATCTCATTGATTTAATGTCATCAGAGACATATATAGATATGGATTCATGGGGATTTCATGTGGGTAATAAGAGGCTCTTAGAAGAAATAGAATTGTTTTTGAGGACCCTCACTGTAGATAATAGATGCAGATAG
- the LOC107638255 gene encoding protein PRD1 isoform X3: MLAQGHLLREESAYDTCHLSYSDGADSEENIEGAKELSLVNLLAEAIKGPLLSSNSQVQISTLDLLFHYLSSIGTLDNQIHVMVEENIADYVFEVLRLSDCKDPVVRMCLQVLDFLSTDKEAFKLRLVIGFHTLILVLHYVAEVPFHPAQYQTVKLIYECISECPGAVSSSQMEELVLVLIKMLKKNSNGEMGMTPDTFIMACSVFVALIRSPSCNGDLDLPKSVEDAVKHAALACICISERDINQILQCLYLLKEAYAYSHDGNTINSSKLTLRSCILDICNTHLLPWLISGIHEMEEEIVLAVLETFHLILLHSSNDAMEFAESLISSSWFSFSFGCLGLFTGDRMKYRVYLLLSSLIDSLLGNDSGQLIRDAALDLPSDPVDLLFLLGQRRSNNLNLPSCQTAILLIMYTSTLYDERIADEKLALASLEQYILLNGSDFQDPTNDNLIVTQLVNLFGLLRGLGKMNHEIHYSREAEEILFRLIKNDEWDLLSARIHTVSLRWLFQQENIVESLGHQILAFCRSYNLEGGDIITGNIYQTIDVQTLAELVSEKDNYGARLFVCLLAQLFEEEGQEHDVISVLNLMATLIHICPAASDQLSLHGIGSTIRNWCYSSNTFSETTFMSILLLVFNILSSVHPEALSADQSWIAVTMKMMEYSIPAENSDVLSNESLFVIGILSLILHLSTSKALEEASKTILFNTSIISVVNTAVCAAASKGPALVDHDEGTSTGETLIFVLLLHYFAIRSLHATVQGVVDWQNFFVSTNPAEPLPFIGIHCHDLCRILHFGSPVVKIIASYSLLELFNRVSNQINNTHEELKCSVGYLMSMKSILEGLVFYADVRVATNCAVCLSMLLRWEKLENQTKLHGKGNWCRMIMEEMTVSLVSPPLALPSLAKSQRPAIHIATALLKQKEIPRWMRSVFNNSCISGILNSIDASNLSSETLVLLHELLKSDFLSTEQTATISQMLQECRKHIYTNSECLPSEPIKKVLTTPYDLGDVYSYLIDLMSSETYIDMDSWGFHVGNKRLLEEIELFLRTLTVDNRCR, encoded by the exons ATGTTGGCTCAAGGACATTTGCTCAGGGAAGAAAGTGCATATGATACTTGTCACCTTTCTTACTCTGATGGAGCTGACTCTGAAGAAAACATTGAGGGAGCCAAGGAGTTGTCTCTGGTTAATCTGCTTGCAGAAGCCATCAAAGGTCCACTGCTTTCATCGAACAGTCAAGTCCAAATCAGCACTCTGGATTTACTATTTCATTATCTGTCTTCAATCGGAACTTTAGACAATCAGATTCATGTCATGGTAGAAGAAAACATTGCAGATTATGTATTTGAAGTATTAAGATTATCAG ATTGTAAGGATCCTGTAGTTAGGATGTGCCTTCAGGTACTTGATTTTTTATCAACTGATAAGGAAGCTTTCAAACTAAGGCTTGTTATTGGGTTTCACACTCTGATTCTAGTATTACATTATGTGGCTGAAGTTCCTTTTCACCCAGCTCAATACCAGACTGTGAAGCTCATTTATGAATGCATTTCTGAGTGCCCTGGAGCTGTATCATCTTCTCAAATGGAGGAGTTGGTTCTTGTTTTGATAAAAATGCTTAAAAAGAATTCTAATGGAGAGATGGGTATGACTCCTGATACTTTTATAATGGCTTGCTCAGTCTTTGTGGCCCTTATCAGATCTCCATCTTGTAATGGAGATTTAGATCTGCCAAAATCTGTTGAGGATGCAGTGAAACATGCCGCATTAGCTTGTATCTGCATCTCTGAAAGGGACATTAACCAAATCTTGCAATGTTTGTACCTACTTAAAGAGGCATATGCATACAGTCATGATGGGAACACCATCAACTCTAGTAAGCTGACACTTAGAAGCTGCATTCTAGATATATGTAATACACATTTGCTTCCTTGGCTCATATCTGGCATCcatgaaatggaagaggaaatTGTCCTGGCTGTGCTTGAAACTTTTCATTTGATACTTTTGCATTCTAGTAATGATGCCATGGAATTTGCAGAGTCCCTGATTTCATCCAGTTGGTTCAGTTTTTCATTTGGATGTTTGGGTTTGTTTACTGGAGATAGGATGAAATATAGAGTATATTTGTTACTCAGCTCACTCATAGATTCTCTCCTGGGAAATGATTCTGGACAACTAATTAGAGATGCTGCATTGGACCTACCATCCGATCCTGTTGACTTACTCTTTCTACTTGGGCAGAGGAGAAGTAACAATTTAAACTTGCCCTCTTGCCAAACTGCTATTTTGCTGATTATGTATACTAGTACACTATATGATGAAAG AATTGCTGATGAGAAGTTGGCTTTAGCTTCCCTTGAACAATATATTCTTCTTAATGGAAGTGATTTTCAAGATCCAACCAATGATAACTTGATAGTGACGCAACTGGTAAATCTGTTCGGATTGTTAAGGGGTCTTGGCAAGATGAACCACGAAATTCATTACAGTCGAGAAGCTGAAGAGATTCTGTTTCGGCTCATAAAGAATGATGAATGGGATTTACTTTCTGCAAGGATTCACACAGTATCATTGAGGTGGTTGTTTCAACAAGAGAATATAGTCGAATCCTTGGGTCATCAGATTTTAGCATTCTGCAGAAGCTACAACTTAGAAGGAGGTGACATAATTACTGGGAACATTTATCAAACTATAGATGTACAGACGCTTGCAGAGTTGGTATCTGAAAAAGATAATTATGGAGCTAGACTTTTCGTATGCTTATTGGCACAGCTCTTTGAGGAAGAAGGTCAAGAACATGATGTGATTTCTGTTCTGAATCTTATGGCAACCTTAATTCACATCTGTCCAGCTGCTTCTGACCAGCTATCTTTGCATGGAATAGGGTCAACAATCAGGAATTGGTGCTATTCGAGCAATACCTTTTCAGAAACTACTTTCATGTCCATCTTGCTTTTAGTTTTTAACATTTTGAGTTCAGTGCATCCTGAAGCACTTTCAGCTGATCAGAGTTGGATTGCAGTAACCATGAAG ATGATGGAGTATTCTATTCCAGCTGAAAATTCTGATGTTTTAAGTAATGAAAGTCTCTTTGTAATTGGTATTCTTTCCTTGATTTTGCATCTTTCCACCAGTAAAGCACTTGAAGAGGCATCAAAGACTATTCTTTTCAATACTAGCATAATATCTGTAGTCAATACTGCAGTCTGTGCTGCTGCATCAAAGGGACCCGCTTTGGTTGACCATGATGAGGGAACAAGCACTGGAGAAACATTAATCTTTGTTCTTTTGCTTCATTACTTCGCTATTAGAAG TTTGCATGCCACTGTTCAAGGGGTTGTGGATTGGCAAAACTTCTTTGTTTCAACAAATCCAGCAGAACCGCTACCCTTCATTGGCATCCACTGCCATGATTTGTGCAGAATTCTGCATTTTGGTTCTCCTGTGGTCAAGATTATTGCTTCCTATAGCCTGTTAGAGTTGTTTAACAGAGtatcaaatcaaataaacaatACACATGAAGAGTTGAAATGCTCCGTTGGATACTTAATGTCCATGAAGAGTATATTGGAAGGCCTAGTTTTTTATGCTGACGTGAGAGTGGCTACAAATTGTGCCGTTTGCCTGTCAATGCTTCTGAGATGGGAAAAGCTGGAAAATCAAACAAAACTACATGGAAAGGGCAACTGGTGCAGAATGATTATGGAAGAGATGACAGTGTCTTTGGTATCTCCTCCTTTAGCATTGCCGTCACTTGCTAAAAGTCAAAGACCTGCCATACATATAGCTACTGCTCTGCTGAAACAGAAAGAAATTCCTCGGTGGATGAGATCAGTGTTTAACAATTCATGCATATCTGGCATACTTAATAGCATTGATGCAAGTAATTTGAGCTCGGAAACTCTGGTTTTACTTCACGAACTACTCAAATCAGACTTCTTAAGTACTGAGCAAACTGCAACTATAAGTCAAATGCTCCAG GAATGCAGAAAGCACATTTACACAAACTCCGAATGTCTCCCATCCGAACCAATAAAGAAGGTCCTCACCACGCCTTATGATCTGGGAGACGTTTACAGCTATCTCATTGATTTAATGTCATCAGAGACATATATAGATATGGATTCATGGGGATTTCATGTGGGTAATAAGAGGCTCTTAGAAGAAATAGAATTGTTTTTGAGGACCCTCACTGTAGATAATAGATGCAGATAG